In Candidatus Hydrogenedens sp., the genomic window TACAAATAATCCTAAAGAGGAAAGAATATATAGAAGAGTATATTCTTTCATCCAATCCCTAAATTGAAGTATTTCAATACCAAGAATTACAAACATTATTATTAAAGAAATCAAATCGATCCATAAGGGAACCTCCACTTTCCGTGCCCATTTTTGATATAACATATATAACCCCCAAAAGAACAGAAACCCTAATAATAGCACGCTAATAATATCCGAAGGTTCCCATTGAAATACAGGGAAAATATCTGGTTTAGTCATTCACCTACTATCTTCCATATCTTTTTATGTTGTATGACGATATTTTAAAATGAACTATCATATTAGATATTATATGCTAAATCTTAAATTTCTATCTAAATTGGGCAATTATATTTCCACAAATGTAAATATAATTTCATAAAGGACATTATAATGAAATTAGCAGTAATAGGTGGTGGTAGTTCATACACTCCAGAATTAGTTGATGGAATTTTTGCAAGAAAAGAAAAACTATTATTTGACGAAATATGGTTGATGGACCAAAATGAAGAGAGGTTAAGTATAAACCATTTTTTTTCAGAGCGAATGGCAAAAAAATACGGAACGAAGTGTAGATTGTATAAGACATTAGAAATAGACGAGGCTATAAAAGATGCTCGCTATGTGCTAACCCAAATCCGTGTTGGACAAATGCAGGCACGAATAAATGATGAACGATTGGGGCTGAAATATGGAATTATTGGGCAGGAAACAACGGGCATAGGTGGATTTGCATGTGCATTAAGAACCATCCCTGTGATCCTTGAAATTGCACATAAAATGGAAGTGTTATGTCCGAATGCTTTTTTAATCAATTTTACAAACCCTGCTGGAATTAATACAGAGGCTGTTATTAAATACAGTAAGATACGGACAATAGGACTTTGCAATGTGCCTATTGGAATAATTATGCAAATTGTTAAACATTTAGGAGGGAGTCCTGAAGATATAGAATTAGATTATGTGGGATTAAATCATCTCTCATGGGTTCGTAAATTTAAGAAACAAGGAATTGATATTACTGATGAAGTCCTCCGAACATTTTGGGAGCATGCCGAAGAAGAGTGGGAAGATGAGCCAACACGAAACAATATGTTAGAAGCTATGAGAAGTCTGAATATGTTTTGCAATTATTACTTACAATATTATTATTCAACAGAATCTGTGTTGAATAAATTAAAGAGTAAAGAAAAAACGAGAGGAGAGGAAGTTTTAGAGATTGAGCAGAAGCTTTTTGAAAAATATTCCAATCCCAACTTGAAAGAAAAGCCAGAAGAATTAAGTAAACGAGGTGGTGCACATTATTCAACTGCGGCACTCATGGTAATGGATGCAATTGAAACGGATTCAAAATCTCGTCAAATCGTTTGTTGTAAGAATAATGGAGCAATTCCTACTTTTGATGATGATGTATCCGTCGAAGTATCTGCAATTATTGATAAAGATGGAGCACATCCTATTCCACAACCTGCTCCAGAACCTTCTATTCGTGGTCTTATGCAATTAATCAAGGCTTACGAAACCTTAACAGTACATTCCGCAGTAAAAGGTGATAAGGAATTAGCATTCCAGGCACTACTAAGTCATCCTCTTATGCCAGACGCCGTTGGTTGTAGAAATCTTTTAAATGAGGTATTAGAAATAAATAAACCTTATCTAATCCATTTTTTTAATAAATAACATCTTAATAATAAGAGGAATACCAATGACAGCATTATCAGAAACAAACTTAAATGGACAGCCACCCACAAGAAGAGGAAAAGTTAGGGATATTTACGATTTAGGGGACAAACTTCTTCT contains:
- a CDS encoding 6-phospho-beta-glucosidase, yielding MKLAVIGGGSSYTPELVDGIFARKEKLLFDEIWLMDQNEERLSINHFFSERMAKKYGTKCRLYKTLEIDEAIKDARYVLTQIRVGQMQARINDERLGLKYGIIGQETTGIGGFACALRTIPVILEIAHKMEVLCPNAFLINFTNPAGINTEAVIKYSKIRTIGLCNVPIGIIMQIVKHLGGSPEDIELDYVGLNHLSWVRKFKKQGIDITDEVLRTFWEHAEEEWEDEPTRNNMLEAMRSLNMFCNYYLQYYYSTESVLNKLKSKEKTRGEEVLEIEQKLFEKYSNPNLKEKPEELSKRGGAHYSTAALMVMDAIETDSKSRQIVCCKNNGAIPTFDDDVSVEVSAIIDKDGAHPIPQPAPEPSIRGLMQLIKAYETLTVHSAVKGDKELAFQALLSHPLMPDAVGCRNLLNEVLEINKPYLIHFFNK